A genome region from Thermococcus onnurineus NA1 includes the following:
- a CDS encoding valine--tRNA ligase, whose amino-acid sequence MLPKTYNPQEIEPKWQKFWLDEKIYKYELDEKRPSYAIDTPPPFTSGTLHLGHVLSHTWIDIVARYKRMTGYNVLFPQGFDNHGLPTELKVEKEFGISKDQPEKFLQKCVEWTWQAIEAMRNQFIRIGYSADWDLEYHTMDDWYKATVQKSLLEFYKKGMLYRDEHPVYWCPRCRTSLAKAEVGYVEEDGFLYYIKLPLADGSGYVPIATTRPELMPACVAVFVHPDDERYKDVVGKKVKLPIFEREVPVIADEDVDPTFGTGAVYNCTYGDEQDVVWQKRYNLPVIIAINEDGTMNERAGKYAGMKTEEARKAIAEDLEKMGLLYKKEKITHRVLRHTERSSCMAPIELLPKKQWFIKVKDFTDEIVKVAEKINWYPSDMFLRLKDWAESMDWDWVISRQRVFGTPIPFWVCKNGHVVPAREEDLPVDPRFDKPPVEKCPVCGAELEPVTDVLDCWVDSSITPLIITKWGKDEKWFKHNFPTALRPQGTDIIRTWAFYTIFRTYVLTGEKPWDDILINGMVAGPDGRKMSKSYGNVVAPDEVIPKYGADALRLWTALAPPGEDHPFKWETVDYNYRFLQKVWNIYRFAERHLEGFDPEAAKGIELEPIDRWILSRLHRLIKFATEEMEKYRFNLLTRELITFVWHEVADDYIEMIKYRLYGDDEESKLKAKVALYELLYNVMLLLAPFVPHVTEELYQNLFKERIGAKSVHLLEWPKYDEGRIDENAEKLGELAREIVGVMRRYKNSHGLALNAKLKHVAVYATDSYEMLKAIEKDIAGTMNVERLEIIKGEPELEERIIEIKPNFRTVGPRYGKLVPKITAYLKENAEEVAKALKESGKVEFEIEGQDVELSKDDIVLRKAVFSDGEEVETAVVGDAVILFF is encoded by the coding sequence ATGCTCCCGAAGACTTACAACCCGCAGGAAATCGAACCCAAGTGGCAGAAGTTCTGGCTGGATGAAAAAATCTACAAATACGAACTCGACGAGAAGAGACCGAGCTACGCGATCGACACTCCACCCCCGTTCACAAGCGGAACACTCCACCTTGGTCATGTGCTCAGCCACACCTGGATTGACATTGTGGCCCGTTATAAGCGCATGACCGGCTACAACGTGCTCTTCCCACAGGGCTTCGACAACCACGGCCTTCCGACCGAGCTGAAGGTAGAGAAGGAGTTCGGAATCAGCAAGGATCAGCCAGAGAAGTTCCTTCAGAAATGTGTTGAGTGGACCTGGCAGGCCATCGAGGCCATGCGCAACCAGTTCATAAGGATAGGCTATTCCGCCGACTGGGATCTGGAGTACCACACAATGGACGACTGGTACAAGGCAACGGTCCAGAAGTCCCTCCTCGAGTTCTACAAAAAGGGCATGCTCTACCGCGACGAGCACCCGGTTTACTGGTGTCCGAGATGTAGGACGAGCCTTGCCAAGGCCGAGGTAGGTTATGTTGAGGAAGATGGCTTCCTCTACTACATCAAGCTCCCGCTTGCTGATGGCTCCGGTTACGTCCCGATAGCCACTACCAGACCGGAGCTCATGCCGGCCTGTGTTGCCGTCTTCGTGCATCCTGATGACGAACGCTATAAGGATGTCGTTGGCAAGAAGGTGAAGCTCCCCATATTCGAGAGGGAAGTGCCGGTTATAGCCGACGAGGACGTCGATCCGACCTTTGGAACCGGTGCCGTTTACAACTGTACCTACGGCGATGAGCAGGACGTCGTGTGGCAGAAGCGCTACAACCTGCCGGTTATCATAGCCATCAACGAGGACGGCACCATGAACGAAAGGGCCGGCAAGTACGCTGGTATGAAGACCGAGGAGGCAAGGAAGGCCATCGCTGAGGATCTCGAAAAGATGGGCCTTCTCTACAAGAAGGAGAAGATAACCCACCGCGTCCTGAGGCACACCGAGAGGAGCTCCTGTATGGCCCCAATCGAGCTCCTGCCGAAGAAGCAGTGGTTCATAAAGGTGAAGGACTTCACGGACGAGATTGTGAAAGTGGCAGAGAAAATCAACTGGTATCCGAGCGACATGTTCCTCCGCCTCAAGGACTGGGCCGAGTCAATGGACTGGGATTGGGTTATAAGCAGGCAGCGCGTCTTTGGAACCCCAATCCCGTTCTGGGTCTGTAAGAACGGCCACGTAGTTCCTGCCAGAGAGGAAGACCTGCCCGTTGACCCGCGCTTTGACAAGCCGCCCGTTGAGAAGTGCCCGGTCTGCGGTGCCGAGCTCGAGCCTGTAACTGACGTCCTCGACTGCTGGGTGGATTCGAGCATTACGCCGCTCATCATCACCAAGTGGGGCAAGGACGAGAAGTGGTTCAAGCACAACTTCCCAACGGCTCTGAGGCCGCAGGGGACCGACATCATCAGGACGTGGGCATTCTACACAATATTCAGGACCTACGTGCTCACCGGGGAAAAGCCCTGGGACGACATCCTCATCAACGGAATGGTGGCTGGTCCAGACGGGAGGAAGATGAGTAAGAGCTACGGCAACGTCGTTGCACCGGATGAGGTGATCCCGAAGTACGGCGCCGATGCCCTGAGACTCTGGACTGCCTTAGCGCCGCCCGGAGAAGACCACCCGTTCAAGTGGGAAACTGTTGACTACAACTACCGCTTCCTCCAGAAGGTCTGGAACATCTACCGCTTCGCCGAGAGACACCTTGAAGGCTTTGATCCGGAGGCAGCAAAAGGAATCGAGCTGGAGCCGATTGACCGCTGGATACTCTCGAGACTTCACAGGCTCATCAAGTTCGCCACGGAGGAAATGGAGAAGTACCGCTTCAACCTGCTCACGAGGGAGCTGATAACATTCGTCTGGCACGAGGTCGCTGACGACTACATCGAGATGATCAAGTACCGCCTCTACGGCGACGACGAGGAGAGCAAGCTGAAGGCAAAGGTAGCCCTCTACGAACTGCTTTACAACGTCATGCTCCTGCTCGCTCCGTTCGTGCCGCACGTAACCGAGGAGCTCTACCAGAACCTCTTCAAAGAACGCATCGGAGCGAAGAGTGTCCACCTCCTCGAATGGCCGAAGTACGACGAAGGCAGGATTGACGAGAACGCCGAGAAGCTCGGCGAGCTGGCCAGGGAGATAGTAGGTGTCATGAGGCGCTACAAGAACAGCCACGGCTTAGCACTCAACGCCAAGCTCAAGCACGTGGCGGTCTACGCTACCGACTCCTACGAGATGCTGAAGGCCATCGAAAAGGACATCGCCGGAACTATGAACGTTGAGAGGCTTGAGATAATCAAGGGCGAGCCAGAGCTCGAGGAGCGCATCATCGAGATAAAGCCCAACTTCAGAACAGTAGGGCCGCGCTACGGCAAGCTCGTGCCAAAGATAACCGCCTACCTCAAGGAGAACGCCGAGGAAGTTGCCAAGGCCCTCAAGGAGAGCGGCAAGGTCGAGTTCGAGATTGAAGGACAAGATGTCGAACTGAGCAAGGACGACATCGTTCTGAGAAAGGCAGTGTTCAGCGATGGCGAAGAGGTTGAAACGGCCGTCGTTGGAGACGCTGTGATTCTGTTCTTCTGA
- a CDS encoding class I SAM-dependent methyltransferase: MGELYRSLARYYDVIYRARLERISQEIGFVERIFRNDARREVRRVLDIACGTGAPTLELVRRGYEVVGLDINEEMLTVARGKAQREELSVEFMLGDAAALDFQEEFDAVTMLFSSILYFDEDRINELFNSVIKALRTEGVFVADWSNLLFYRDEGPDVREEREGNEIVVTTTWREFENASQRLHLKHLVQIIHPDGEVKAFFTHENLNVYTAREMRLLAEKHFDEVRIYGDFQRASGECVETLARWNQRPSSLNASISLSFSSLFLTLKRTY; encoded by the coding sequence GTGGGTGAGCTCTACAGGAGCCTCGCGCGCTACTATGACGTTATCTATCGAGCGCGGCTGGAGAGGATCTCCCAGGAAATTGGCTTCGTCGAAAGAATCTTCAGGAACGACGCGAGGCGGGAAGTTAGGCGCGTTCTCGACATAGCTTGCGGAACCGGTGCGCCAACCCTTGAGCTTGTCCGGCGGGGCTATGAGGTTGTGGGTCTCGATATCAACGAGGAGATGCTGACTGTGGCCAGAGGGAAGGCCCAGAGAGAGGAGTTGAGCGTGGAATTCATGTTGGGAGATGCCGCGGCACTCGACTTCCAAGAGGAGTTCGACGCGGTGACGATGCTATTCTCGAGCATCCTCTACTTCGATGAGGACAGAATTAACGAATTATTTAATTCTGTAATTAAAGCTCTACGGACTGAAGGAGTCTTCGTCGCAGACTGGTCGAATTTGCTCTTCTACCGTGATGAGGGTCCCGATGTGAGAGAAGAGCGTGAAGGAAACGAGATCGTCGTGACAACGACATGGAGGGAGTTCGAGAACGCCAGCCAGAGGCTTCACCTTAAGCATCTTGTTCAGATAATCCATCCGGATGGTGAAGTCAAAGCCTTTTTCACTCACGAGAACCTGAACGTTTACACCGCCAGGGAAATGCGCCTGCTTGCTGAGAAGCACTTCGACGAGGTTAGAATTTATGGCGACTTTCAGAGAGCTTCCGGCGAATGCGTGGAGACTCTGGCTCGTTGGAATCAAAGGCCAAGCTCCCTGAATGCCTCAATAAGCCTCTCATTCTCCTCCCTCTTCCTCACGCTGAAGCGGACGTACTGA
- a CDS encoding aminotransferase class I/II-fold pyridoxal phosphate-dependent enzyme, translating to MLEPVRFSTYHGGAREEGLLDFSASLNPYLPEWTGEMFERAKSISNRYPYYRGLEEELSKLVGKPVTVTAGITEALYLIGILALKGRKVIIPRHTYGEYERVTKIFGAEVIPGPNDPEKLAELVENESIVFFCNPNNPDGKFYSPKGLRPLLDAVEDKGALLILDEAFIDFVKGAKSPEGENLVKLRTFTKSYGLPGIRVGYVIGFEEAFKSVRMPWSIGSLGYAFLEFLIEDGFEHLKKTMPLIWREKERMEKALDIKSDANFFIKRVGDAKAVVEALKRKGIAVRDCTSFGLPQYVRFSVRKREENERLIEAFRELGL from the coding sequence ATGCTTGAACCCGTGAGATTCTCAACCTATCACGGAGGGGCGAGGGAAGAGGGTTTGCTCGACTTCTCTGCCTCGCTCAATCCGTATCTGCCAGAGTGGACCGGTGAGATGTTTGAAAGGGCGAAATCTATCAGCAATAGGTACCCATACTACAGGGGGCTTGAGGAGGAGCTTTCCAAACTCGTCGGAAAACCCGTCACGGTTACGGCAGGCATAACCGAGGCCCTTTACCTCATCGGAATCCTCGCGCTAAAGGGAAGGAAGGTCATCATCCCGCGCCACACCTACGGGGAATACGAGAGGGTGACGAAAATCTTCGGGGCCGAGGTCATACCAGGCCCAAACGATCCAGAGAAGCTCGCCGAACTCGTAGAGAACGAGAGTATCGTTTTCTTCTGCAACCCCAACAACCCCGACGGCAAGTTCTACTCGCCAAAGGGGCTCAGGCCTCTTCTCGATGCCGTCGAAGACAAAGGCGCGCTCCTTATACTTGATGAGGCATTCATAGACTTCGTCAAAGGAGCGAAAAGTCCAGAAGGGGAAAACCTCGTGAAGCTCAGGACCTTCACCAAGAGCTACGGGCTGCCCGGGATAAGGGTGGGCTACGTCATCGGCTTTGAGGAGGCCTTTAAAAGCGTCCGCATGCCCTGGAGTATAGGCTCGCTCGGCTACGCCTTTTTGGAGTTCCTCATCGAGGACGGCTTCGAGCATCTCAAGAAAACGATGCCTCTAATCTGGCGCGAGAAGGAGCGGATGGAAAAGGCCCTGGACATCAAAAGCGATGCCAACTTCTTCATCAAGCGTGTTGGGGATGCAAAGGCGGTCGTTGAAGCGCTCAAACGTAAAGGAATAGCCGTCCGCGACTGCACGAGCTTTGGTTTGCCTCAGTACGTCCGCTTCAGCGTGAGGAAGAGGGAGGAGAATGAGAGGCTTATTGAGGCATTCAGGGAGCTTGGCCTTTGA
- the cbiB gene encoding adenosylcobinamide-phosphate synthase CbiB yields the protein MEALVTFVVALLWDFLLGEPPALVHPTVWFGRLIGLFDGIYRRRSSILDFLAGTSASLFVITFAFALSKLPELLPEWLGFALGVYLLKSSFAIKSLAQHVENTVRDNIEEQRKYVGWIVSRDVSKLDRAHLNSAAIESLAENITDSIVAPLFYYLLFGLSGALVYRAVNTLDAMIGYRDERHEYFGKFAARLDDLLNFIPARITVLLFLPLSPRKVLEYWGKAKFKINADKPIAAMSAVLGVWLKKEGVYHFEGREPTLEDIRRALRIYWIVVGEWIAVVLLLLLTGVCPCLNP from the coding sequence ATGGAAGCTTTAGTAACTTTTGTGGTTGCGCTCCTCTGGGATTTCCTCCTCGGCGAACCGCCAGCATTAGTCCATCCCACCGTCTGGTTCGGCAGGCTAATCGGTCTCTTTGATGGGATATACAGAAGAAGAAGCTCGATTTTGGACTTTCTCGCCGGAACCTCTGCTTCTCTCTTTGTCATCACCTTCGCCTTTGCCCTCTCCAAGCTTCCGGAGCTTCTGCCAGAGTGGCTGGGTTTCGCCCTGGGCGTTTACCTTCTAAAAAGCTCCTTCGCGATTAAAAGCCTCGCCCAGCACGTGGAGAACACGGTGAGGGACAACATAGAAGAGCAGAGGAAGTACGTGGGCTGGATAGTCAGCAGGGACGTCTCAAAGCTCGATAGGGCTCATCTCAATTCAGCGGCCATAGAGAGCCTCGCAGAGAACATCACAGACAGCATCGTTGCTCCGCTCTTCTACTATCTCCTCTTCGGCCTGTCAGGAGCTCTTGTTTACCGTGCTGTGAATACTCTGGACGCCATGATAGGCTACCGCGATGAAAGGCACGAGTATTTTGGCAAGTTTGCAGCGCGTCTTGACGATTTGCTCAACTTCATCCCAGCCCGCATTACCGTTCTGCTCTTCCTGCCCCTCAGTCCGAGAAAGGTTCTCGAATACTGGGGGAAGGCGAAGTTTAAGATAAATGCCGACAAGCCCATAGCAGCTATGAGCGCCGTCCTCGGAGTATGGCTTAAGAAAGAAGGGGTCTATCACTTTGAAGGCAGGGAGCCGACGCTCGAAGATATAAGGCGGGCGCTGAGGATTTATTGGATTGTCGTGGGAGAGTGGATAGCTGTCGTGTTGCTACTGCTCTTAACGGGGGTGTGTCCATGCTTGAACCCGTGA
- a CDS encoding uracil-DNA glycosylase family protein, translating to MLLKLDELEQIGKVYVNPRNLKTKPLFLRDWRDFLNLEEKVYGLYARTIYNPEQRFLVVDMKDEKVSGELEALYREFLREPLKFCHEEYYSYQLEVRSFDGLPFANGWVGSGIVLVGEAPGRKGCGLTGICFYRDTSGMLLRKTLFSLGINPDFVYITNVVKCNPPGNKLKGFDERELSLLQRELEILKPKAIFAIGRTAEKALKRLGFDATYLRHPAWYVRRGLREPNEEMLSEYTQVKEALGEWKL from the coding sequence ATGCTGCTGAAGCTTGACGAGCTGGAGCAGATTGGAAAGGTCTATGTAAATCCAAGAAACCTTAAGACTAAGCCCCTCTTCCTCAGGGACTGGCGAGACTTTCTCAACCTCGAGGAGAAGGTTTACGGCCTCTACGCGAGGACGATTTACAATCCGGAGCAACGCTTCCTTGTCGTCGATATGAAGGATGAGAAAGTCTCAGGAGAGCTTGAGGCCCTTTACCGGGAGTTTCTCCGCGAACCGCTGAAGTTCTGCCACGAGGAGTATTACAGCTATCAGCTCGAGGTCAGGAGTTTCGATGGTCTGCCCTTCGCCAATGGCTGGGTCGGTTCGGGCATTGTCCTTGTAGGCGAAGCGCCTGGGAGGAAGGGGTGTGGATTAACTGGAATATGCTTCTATCGCGACACCTCGGGAATGCTGCTCAGGAAGACCCTCTTTTCTCTAGGGATTAACCCAGACTTTGTCTACATCACCAACGTCGTGAAGTGCAACCCGCCAGGGAATAAGCTTAAGGGCTTCGACGAACGGGAGCTCAGTCTCCTCCAACGGGAGCTTGAGATCCTGAAGCCAAAAGCTATTTTTGCCATCGGCAGGACGGCGGAGAAGGCCCTAAAAAGGCTTGGCTTTGATGCAACTTATTTAAGACACCCCGCTTGGTACGTGCGCAGGGGCTTGAGGGAACCTAACGAGGAGATGCTCAGTGAATACACCCAGGTAAAGGAGGCCCTCGGAGAATGGAAGCTTTAG
- a CDS encoding PAB0415 family putative ATP pyrophosphatase, translated as MKGIAFFSGGKDGLYATYLAQKSGISVPYFLVLKTTIGVSPHYENLSELEKLAGAMGKGLLIFDMAKGSEALAEFIGSLGVDYLIAGDVLLEDHLEWIERLAEGAGVKVLEPLWGRNTFKLAREILEAGFEYAIIAVNKEKLSKEWLGYTFRSVEDLERFLDANPGIDPLGEFAEFHTAVLKCPLFEGSFELKPLKVEESETYWWMKFRLVRK; from the coding sequence TTGAAGGGCATTGCCTTCTTCTCCGGCGGCAAGGACGGGCTTTATGCAACTTATTTGGCCCAGAAAAGCGGCATAAGTGTCCCGTATTTCCTTGTCCTGAAGACCACCATCGGAGTCTCGCCACACTATGAGAACCTGAGCGAGCTGGAAAAGCTCGCTGGGGCTATGGGAAAGGGGCTTCTGATCTTTGATATGGCAAAAGGGAGCGAGGCTTTAGCTGAATTCATCGGCTCACTCGGCGTCGATTACCTCATCGCGGGAGATGTGCTTCTCGAAGACCACCTGGAGTGGATCGAAAGGCTGGCCGAAGGAGCGGGCGTTAAAGTCTTGGAGCCTCTATGGGGCAGGAACACGTTTAAGCTCGCGAGAGAGATACTAGAAGCGGGATTTGAATACGCGATAATCGCGGTCAACAAAGAGAAGCTATCCAAGGAATGGCTCGGCTACACCTTCCGCTCGGTTGAGGATTTGGAGCGCTTCCTCGATGCAAACCCCGGCATCGACCCCCTCGGCGAGTTCGCTGAGTTCCACACAGCGGTCTTAAAGTGCCCGCTGTTTGAGGGAAGTTTTGAGCTGAAGCCGCTGAAGGTGGAGGAGAGCGAGACCTACTGGTGGATGAAGTTCAGGCTGGTGAGAAAATGA
- the cobZ gene encoding alpha-ribazole phosphatase CobZ — MRAGETLRKLESKGITLEKMLDTAMELYIGENARDVRKLLKETMLRYLDDINVQSLLMAALLLEENFEVEGDPVNLVADELIGISIAEYIGGKMALFNFFYYDTRKPGILKELPPFLDDAVGGFIAGCMTKLLSED; from the coding sequence ATGAGAGCCGGAGAAACCCTCAGAAAACTTGAATCAAAAGGCATAACCCTTGAAAAGATGCTCGATACTGCGATGGAGCTCTACATCGGTGAAAATGCCAGAGACGTTAGAAAACTGCTGAAGGAGACGATGCTCCGTTATCTTGACGACATCAACGTTCAGTCTCTGCTCATGGCGGCGCTCCTCCTTGAGGAGAACTTCGAGGTTGAAGGTGACCCCGTGAACTTAGTAGCCGATGAGCTCATTGGAATAAGCATAGCAGAATACATCGGCGGTAAAATGGCCCTTTTCAACTTCTTCTACTATGACACGAGAAAGCCCGGAATACTGAAGGAGCTGCCACCCTTTCTGGACGACGCAGTAGGCGGCTTCATAGCGGGCTGCATGACGAAACTCCTTTCGGAGGACTGA
- the cobS gene encoding adenosylcobinamide-GDP ribazoletransferase, protein MKNLLPFLTRVPIKGDFEKVREELWAFPLVALVSSALPTLVLYLKLPLSNVLAVLALYFTIGLLHLDGLADFADGVMVKGNRERKIKAMKDLNTGIAGLFAVVMVLFLQVYSLQLVPFYAIFLAELNSKLAMLLALATRKPLGQGLGAYFMERMNSGQLLGGFIFYAILLVPVVVYEQNALVSLLGLAFGGYAIKVALDNFGGINGDCIGAIAEITRAGTLLVVAFAGAYLGG, encoded by the coding sequence ATGAAAAACCTCCTCCCCTTCCTGACACGGGTGCCAATCAAGGGCGACTTCGAGAAAGTTCGCGAGGAGCTCTGGGCCTTTCCACTTGTCGCTTTGGTGAGTTCGGCGCTCCCAACGCTTGTCCTCTACTTAAAACTTCCCCTTTCGAACGTCCTGGCGGTTTTGGCGCTCTACTTCACCATCGGCCTTCTCCACCTTGACGGTCTGGCGGACTTCGCCGACGGAGTTATGGTCAAAGGCAATCGCGAGAGGAAAATAAAGGCAATGAAAGACCTGAACACCGGAATAGCGGGTCTCTTCGCGGTGGTCATGGTTCTGTTCCTACAGGTCTATTCCCTCCAGCTCGTTCCTTTCTACGCCATCTTTCTAGCGGAGCTAAACTCAAAGCTCGCCATGCTCCTCGCGCTGGCAACCAGGAAACCGCTCGGCCAAGGGCTTGGGGCCTACTTCATGGAGAGGATGAACAGCGGCCAGCTCCTCGGTGGGTTCATCTTCTACGCCATTCTCCTCGTCCCTGTAGTTGTCTACGAGCAAAATGCCCTGGTCTCGCTCCTTGGTCTGGCTTTCGGAGGTTACGCCATCAAAGTTGCCCTCGACAACTTTGGCGGAATAAACGGCGACTGCATAGGTGCAATAGCGGAGATAACGAGGGCTGGGACGCTTTTGGTTGTGGCGTTTGCGGGAGCTTACTTGGGCGGCTGA
- a CDS encoding MJ1477/TM1410 family putative glycoside hydrolase, with product MPEVKRYIPIVILVAVLLVGGCLLDTYQGYQPNETTSSPVQPSYFNGNTNSTFSSRPLTSTRAFSTETIIKNLNQTEAPTPSSNETEITSSVFFNESQNLTSLIINSWAYWLQNASSLVIAESGFDLIVMDYSRDGSDETAYSGEEIDLIKNAGVVPIAYISIGEAEDYRFYWKEEWKEKPPAWLGPENPNWEGNYAVKYWDDEWKEIMFEYFDRIIAQGFAGVYLDKVDEFEYWGENGYDENWTARKMIEFILEIANYTRSKAGEDFLIIPQNGEQLLEYDDGRLLKTISGWASEDVFYDGLKPSPWRDEKVPYLDTVVKAGKLVLVVDYVDDRSSSEENLVRILDFIEKAHEGATSPTGQWKTGSWTSS from the coding sequence ATGCCAGAAGTTAAAAGATATATACCCATTGTGATTCTCGTTGCTGTGCTGCTGGTTGGGGGTTGTCTCCTAGACACTTATCAGGGTTACCAACCCAATGAAACAACCTCAAGTCCAGTACAGCCTTCTTACTTCAACGGGAACACAAACTCAACTTTCTCCTCCCGTCCCTTAACATCAACTCGGGCCTTCTCCACTGAGACTATCATAAAAAACCTCAATCAAACAGAAGCCCCGACACCTTCATCTAATGAAACTGAAATCACTTCTAGTGTTTTTTTCAACGAATCACAGAATTTAACCTCTCTGATAATCAACAGCTGGGCCTACTGGCTTCAGAACGCGAGTTCCCTGGTTATAGCAGAGAGTGGCTTTGATTTAATCGTCATGGACTACTCGCGTGACGGAAGCGATGAAACTGCCTACAGCGGTGAGGAGATTGATCTGATTAAAAACGCGGGGGTTGTTCCGATAGCTTACATCAGCATCGGCGAGGCTGAGGACTATCGCTTCTACTGGAAAGAGGAGTGGAAAGAAAAACCTCCTGCCTGGCTCGGACCGGAGAATCCCAACTGGGAGGGGAACTACGCGGTAAAATACTGGGATGATGAGTGGAAGGAGATAATGTTTGAATATTTCGACAGGATCATTGCGCAAGGCTTTGCGGGGGTTTACCTTGATAAAGTTGACGAGTTCGAGTACTGGGGCGAGAATGGCTATGATGAGAACTGGACGGCCCGGAAGATGATCGAGTTCATACTCGAAATAGCAAACTACACGCGCTCGAAGGCCGGTGAGGATTTCCTGATAATCCCCCAAAACGGTGAGCAACTCCTTGAATATGATGACGGCAGACTTTTGAAGACGATTTCCGGCTGGGCCAGTGAGGACGTCTTTTACGACGGCCTTAAGCCGAGCCCTTGGAGGGACGAGAAGGTGCCTTACTTGGACACGGTTGTTAAGGCCGGAAAGCTTGTTTTAGTGGTTGACTACGTGGATGACAGAAGTAGTAGCGAAGAAAATCTCGTGAGGATCCTCGACTTCATCGAGAAGGCTCATGAAGGGGCTACATCCCCTACGGGGCAATGGAAGACAGGGAGCTGGACGAGCTCGTGA
- a CDS encoding GTP--adenosylcobinamide-phosphate guanylyltransferase — MIIILAGGKSTRMGQEKPVLKVASKQMLLWVYEEAGEVDDVLVALSRNTPKTRELCLREGIPFIETPGKGYVQDIQWLLREFGPFVSVSADIPFVKASDFWLIEKAFDGKTSLTGVLPLEKVPGDLNPVVYRGYAIVGLNAVAEEGERFFEFTNPLLSLNVNTPEELELAKRIANLIRAPR, encoded by the coding sequence ATGATAATCATCCTCGCCGGAGGCAAATCAACCCGCATGGGGCAGGAAAAGCCCGTCCTCAAGGTAGCCAGTAAACAGATGCTCCTCTGGGTCTACGAAGAAGCGGGGGAAGTTGACGACGTCCTCGTTGCTCTATCGCGGAACACCCCCAAAACAAGGGAGCTCTGCCTTAGGGAAGGGATTCCCTTCATTGAGACGCCGGGAAAAGGCTACGTCCAAGATATCCAGTGGCTTTTGCGTGAGTTCGGCCCATTCGTAAGCGTCTCCGCCGATATCCCCTTTGTGAAGGCCTCGGATTTTTGGCTTATCGAGAAGGCCTTCGACGGGAAGACGAGCCTGACAGGGGTCCTTCCGCTTGAAAAGGTGCCGGGAGACTTGAATCCAGTAGTTTACCGAGGTTATGCAATCGTTGGCCTGAATGCCGTCGCTGAAGAAGGGGAGAGATTCTTTGAGTTCACAAATCCCCTGTTGTCATTAAATGTGAACACTCCTGAAGAACTGGAGCTTGCGAAGAGGATTGCTAACCTAATCCGAGCTCCGAGATGA